In Amycolatopsis endophytica, the following are encoded in one genomic region:
- a CDS encoding acyl-CoA dehydrogenase family protein has translation MHIELTAPQRKLRDELRDYFAGLVTQEERQALLRERHGEVYRRIVRRMGTDGRLGAGWPEEFGGGGLGVLEQHLFADEAARADVQLPSVTLQTVGPTLQEYGTPEQKACFLPKILAGDVHFAIGYTEPDAGTDLASLRTTAVRDGDSYVVNGQKIFTTGGHDADYIWLAVRTDPDAPKHKGISILIVDTTDPGYSWTPIITCDGAHHVNATYYSDVRVPASMLVGEENRGWKLITTQLNHERVMLGPAGRIGGLYDRVRAWAAERGLLGEPDVRRALGETLAVTRINELLNWQVAAAELDVADASATKVFSSDRIQRVARLMEEIVARHGDLSDPDTAGLAEWLDVLARRNIVLTFGGGVNEIQRELIATAGLKLPRVPR, from the coding sequence ATGCACATCGAACTGACCGCGCCGCAACGGAAACTACGCGACGAGCTGCGCGACTACTTCGCCGGGCTGGTCACGCAAGAGGAGCGGCAGGCGCTGCTGCGGGAACGGCACGGCGAGGTCTATCGGCGCATCGTGCGGCGCATGGGCACCGACGGCCGCCTCGGCGCCGGGTGGCCGGAGGAGTTCGGCGGCGGCGGGCTCGGCGTCCTCGAACAGCACCTCTTCGCCGACGAAGCCGCGCGCGCCGACGTGCAGCTGCCGTCGGTGACGTTGCAGACCGTCGGGCCGACGCTGCAGGAGTACGGCACGCCGGAGCAGAAGGCGTGCTTCCTGCCGAAAATCCTCGCCGGTGACGTGCACTTCGCGATCGGCTACACCGAACCGGACGCGGGTACCGACCTGGCCTCGTTGCGCACCACCGCGGTGCGCGACGGCGACTCCTACGTGGTCAACGGGCAGAAGATCTTCACCACCGGCGGGCACGACGCGGACTACATCTGGCTGGCCGTGCGCACCGACCCGGACGCGCCCAAGCACAAGGGCATCTCGATCCTCATCGTCGACACCACCGACCCCGGCTATTCGTGGACGCCGATCATCACCTGCGACGGCGCCCACCACGTCAACGCCACCTACTACTCCGACGTGCGGGTGCCCGCGTCGATGCTGGTCGGCGAGGAGAACCGGGGCTGGAAGCTGATCACCACGCAGCTCAACCACGAGCGCGTGATGCTCGGCCCGGCCGGGCGGATCGGCGGGCTGTACGACCGGGTCCGGGCCTGGGCCGCCGAACGTGGCCTGCTCGGCGAGCCCGACGTGCGGCGCGCGCTGGGCGAGACGCTGGCGGTGACGCGGATCAACGAACTGCTGAACTGGCAGGTGGCCGCCGCCGAACTGGACGTCGCGGACGCGTCGGCGACGAAGGTGTTCTCCTCCGACCGCATCCAGCGGGTGGCGCGGCTGATGGAGGAAATCGTGGCACGGCATGGGGATCTGTCCGATCCGGACACGGCCGGACTGGCGGAATGGCTGGACGTCCTGGCACGGCGCAACATCGTGCTCACCTTCGGCGGGGGCGTGAACGAGATCCAGCGCGAGCTGATCGCGACGGCCGGGCTGAAACTGCCGAGGGTGCCGCGATGA
- a CDS encoding bifunctional MaoC family dehydratase N-terminal/OB-fold nucleic acid binding domain-containing protein — protein MSVEEAAARIAARGESSKRFARDPVNQAMINNWTEAIGDTDPRYAEGIAPPAMAQVWTMNGLHGQRAEDDPLGAMMTVLDEAGFTSVVATNSEQNYHRHLRVGEHVAATTELESVVGPKRTALGEGWFVTTRTSWWVGDELVADMLFRVLKFAPPPSSPGALRPVISRDTEFFWEGTKAGELRIQRWGETLRHPPGPMPPDGDLDAKPDWVVASGRGTVHSFVVHHRPAVPGKKLPFVIALVELEEGVRMLGELIGADPAEVHIGQPVTATFVRVDDDLTLPAWKVAR, from the coding sequence ATGAGCGTCGAGGAGGCCGCCGCCCGCATCGCCGCGCGGGGCGAGTCGTCGAAGCGGTTCGCGCGTGACCCGGTCAACCAGGCGATGATCAACAACTGGACCGAGGCGATCGGGGACACCGACCCGCGCTACGCCGAGGGCATCGCGCCGCCCGCGATGGCGCAGGTGTGGACGATGAACGGCCTGCACGGGCAGCGCGCCGAGGACGATCCGCTGGGCGCGATGATGACCGTGCTCGACGAAGCCGGGTTCACCTCGGTGGTCGCGACGAACTCCGAGCAGAACTACCACCGCCACCTGCGGGTCGGCGAGCACGTCGCGGCGACGACCGAGCTGGAGTCCGTGGTCGGGCCGAAGCGGACCGCGCTGGGTGAGGGCTGGTTCGTCACCACGCGCACATCGTGGTGGGTCGGCGACGAACTGGTCGCCGACATGCTGTTCCGGGTGCTCAAGTTCGCGCCGCCGCCCTCGTCTCCGGGCGCGTTGCGGCCGGTGATCAGCCGCGACACCGAGTTCTTCTGGGAGGGCACGAAAGCCGGTGAGCTGCGGATCCAGCGCTGGGGCGAGACGCTGCGGCATCCGCCGGGGCCGATGCCGCCGGACGGCGACCTGGACGCGAAGCCGGACTGGGTGGTCGCGAGCGGGCGCGGCACGGTCCACAGCTTCGTCGTGCACCACCGGCCCGCGGTGCCGGGCAAGAAGCTGCCGTTCGTGATCGCGCTGGTCGAACTGGAGGAGGGCGTGCGGATGCTGGGCGAGCTGATCGGCGCCGATCCGGCGGAGGTCCACATCGGGCAGCCGGTCACCGCGACATTCGTGAGGGTGGACGACGACCTGACCCTGCCCGCCTGGAAGGTGGCGCGATGA
- a CDS encoding MaoC family dehydratase: protein MTAVGTELPELAFDVTPTFVISTALATRDFQDVHHDRDAAIARGSKDIFLNILTDTGLVQRFVTDWAGPDAFVRSIKIKLGVPCYAGDKLVFTGRVASLEGRVAVVEVTGTGQLGAHVSGTVTVELGS, encoded by the coding sequence ATGACCGCCGTCGGGACCGAGCTGCCGGAGCTGGCCTTCGACGTCACGCCGACGTTCGTGATCAGCACCGCGCTGGCCACCCGCGACTTCCAGGACGTGCACCACGACCGGGACGCCGCGATCGCGCGCGGCTCGAAGGACATCTTCCTCAACATCCTGACCGACACCGGGCTCGTGCAGCGGTTCGTCACCGACTGGGCCGGACCGGACGCGTTCGTGCGGTCGATCAAGATCAAGCTCGGCGTGCCGTGCTACGCCGGGGACAAGCTGGTGTTCACCGGCCGGGTGGCGTCGCTGGAGGGCCGGGTCGCGGTCGTCGAGGTGACCGGGACCGGGCAGCTGGGCGCGCACGTGAGCGGGACGGTGACCGTGGAGCTGGGATCATGA
- a CDS encoding lipid-transfer protein → MTLSGKAAIAGIGATEFSKDSGRSELRLAAEAVRAALDDAGLTPSDVDGLVSFTMDGNAEIAVARELGIPELTFFSRIHYGGGAAAATVQQAAMAVATGVAEVVVAYRAFNERSGHRFGQVSSAAAGQVNSSGVDNAFHYPMGIATPAATVAMVAQRYLHEFGATTEDFGRVAVLDRKHAATNPSAWFHGKPITLEEHQSSRWIAEPLRLLDCCQESDGGVALVVTSATRARDLRQTPAVIAAAAQGSGPDQYVMTSYYRDELAGLPEMGVVARQLWAQSGAGPSDMDVAVLYDHFTPYVLMQLEELGFCGRGEAPGFVASGALELDGSLPLNPHGGQLGEAYIHGMNGIAEGVRQIRGTSVNQVAAPSHVLVTAGTGVPTSGLVLAQS, encoded by the coding sequence ATGACCCTGTCGGGCAAGGCGGCGATCGCCGGGATCGGCGCGACCGAGTTCTCGAAGGACTCCGGGCGCAGTGAGCTGCGGCTGGCGGCGGAGGCGGTGCGCGCCGCACTGGACGACGCCGGGCTGACTCCGTCCGATGTGGACGGTTTGGTGTCGTTCACGATGGACGGCAACGCCGAGATCGCGGTCGCGCGGGAGCTGGGCATCCCGGAGCTGACGTTCTTCAGCCGCATCCACTACGGCGGCGGCGCGGCGGCGGCCACGGTCCAGCAGGCGGCGATGGCGGTCGCGACCGGGGTGGCCGAGGTGGTGGTCGCGTACCGGGCGTTCAACGAGCGGTCCGGGCACCGGTTCGGCCAGGTCTCCAGCGCGGCGGCGGGACAGGTGAACTCCTCAGGGGTGGACAACGCGTTCCACTACCCGATGGGCATCGCGACCCCGGCGGCGACCGTGGCCATGGTGGCGCAGCGGTACCTGCACGAGTTCGGCGCGACGACCGAGGACTTCGGCCGGGTCGCGGTGCTGGACCGCAAGCACGCGGCGACCAACCCCAGCGCGTGGTTCCACGGCAAGCCGATCACCCTGGAGGAACACCAGTCGTCGAGGTGGATCGCCGAACCGTTGCGGCTGCTGGACTGCTGCCAGGAGTCCGACGGCGGCGTCGCGCTGGTGGTCACGAGCGCGACGCGGGCGCGGGACCTGCGGCAGACGCCCGCCGTGATCGCGGCGGCCGCCCAGGGCAGCGGACCGGACCAGTACGTCATGACCAGCTACTACCGGGACGAGCTCGCGGGACTGCCGGAGATGGGTGTGGTCGCGCGGCAGCTGTGGGCCCAGTCGGGCGCGGGACCGTCGGACATGGACGTGGCGGTGCTCTACGACCACTTCACGCCGTACGTCCTGATGCAGCTGGAGGAACTGGGGTTCTGCGGCCGCGGGGAGGCACCCGGGTTCGTCGCGTCCGGTGCGCTGGAACTGGACGGCTCCCTGCCGCTCAACCCGCACGGCGGGCAGCTCGGCGAGGCATACATCCATGGGATGAACGGCATCGCGGAGGGTGTCCGGCAGATCCGGGGTACTTCGGTCAACCAGGTGGCCGCGCCGTCACACGTGCTGGTGACGGCGGGCACGGGCGTACCGACGAGCGGGCTGGTGCTGGCTCAGTCGTAA